In Emys orbicularis isolate rEmyOrb1 chromosome 12, rEmyOrb1.hap1, whole genome shotgun sequence, one genomic interval encodes:
- the ATP5F1E gene encoding ATP synthase subunit epsilon, mitochondrial — protein MVAYWRQAGLSYIRYSQICANAVRAAMKPQYKAEAEKAAVATIKIAKPKKE, from the exons ATGGTGGCGTACTGGAGACAGGCCGGGCTCAG CTACATCCGCTATTCCCAGATCTGTGCCAATGCTGTCAGAGCAGCGATGAAACCACAATACAAAGCTGAGGCAGAAAAAGCTGCTGTGGCCACTATAAAAATAGCGAAGCCTAAAAAGGAGTAA